GGTTCTACGAAGCGTTCGTCGCGCAAAGCGGCGGCACGGTGCTCAGCGAAGACGGCAAAACGGCGACGTTCAACGGCCCGGCAGGCGTAGAGCCGGTAGCATTCTGGGAACGTCTGCATGACGAAGGTCTCATTAAGATTCCGGTCGGCAACGAAGGCGGCGCGACGGCGGACAAAGACTGGGCGAACCAGCTGTCGGCATTCAAATTCGGTTCGACGGCCGGCGTTACGGGGAGCCTCGAAGTCGCGAACGGCGCAGGGTTCGAAATGGGCACGTCGTTCATGCCTGCGAACAAATCGTACGGCGTGCCGACGGGCGGCTGCCAGCTCGTCATGACGTCGAAGCTTAGCGACGAAGAGAAAGAAGCGGCTTGGGAATTCATTAAGTTTATGACGACGAAGGAAAACACGATTTATCAGCACAAGCATGTAGGTTACTTGCCGACGCGCCTGTCCGCAGTGGAAACGGAAGAACTGCAGCAGCTGTATAAGGAAGTTCCGCACTTCAAAACGGCGTTCGAGCAGCTCGAATACGCAAGACCGCGCCCGATGGAGAACGCGTACCCGGAAATCGCGACGATCATTAAGCAAGCGATCGAGTTGGCCATTCTCGATAAGAACGTAACGCCGCAGCAGGCGATGGACCAAGCCGCGGAGAAGGCGAACAAGCTGTTGAGCGCGCAATGAGGAAACTGACCGACATTTCCGTCGTCATCTTCGATATGGACGGAACGTTATACCAAGAAGATACATTCGTCGAACGCTATATCGCTTATATGATGGCGGAGACGGAAGAGGGGGCCCGGTCGGCGGCGGCGCTTCGCGCGCGAGCGCTGCTGACCGGCGACTCGCCGATCCGGCTCGGGCAATATTATCATCGCGAGGACGATGTCGTGCTCGTTCGCTCGGGCGGCATCTTCGCGAATGCGTACACGTGGGAAGGCGAACCGCTGGAAGCCGGGCGGTTCGCGGCTTCCTACGCATCGATGGAGCCGACGGATGAGCGGCTGCTGTATCTCGGCGACCCGTGGGGCGTCGTCAACGCGCTTCGCCATAAGCATCGGATTCCGCTGGAGACCGCGGATGCAGCGTTCCGCCGCGTGCGGGAGGAGATGCTGGAAGCGCCTTATGCGTTTCCGCTCGACGAGTCGCTGCTTCAAGCCGTCCGCGAACTGGACGGGGTGACGAAAGTGCTTATGACGAACACGTATGAGCAGTCCGCGCTTGATTTCCTGCGTCGCATGGGACTCGACGGCGCATTCGACGACGTCGTACCTGCGGCGGAGAAGCCGGCGGGCATCGCGGAATACATGGATGCTTTAGTGCGCCGGGGCATCGCCCCTAGCGAAATTTTGTCTATCGGGGACAACCCGTGGAACGACTTGCTGCCGGCGAAGCGGCTCGGCGCCCTTACCTGCTGCATATCGCCGTACGAACTGGCGGAAGAGGAATCCTGGGATATACGAGTTCATACGGTCGGCGAGCTCGCCGCTTTGCTTCGTGAGCTGCGCGAAGCGAAGCGCGGCGAGCGGTCGACGGCGGCGCAACTCAACTAAGGAGGCGGAACGATTGGCGAAGATCGAACTGAAAAACATCGT
The nucleotide sequence above comes from Paenibacillus sp.. Encoded proteins:
- a CDS encoding ABC transporter substrate-binding protein, with product MLKKWSMAAVTMVTAVTMTACGGGTAQQTQGGAEGGSAPAATSGASANSGSGEKITIKYWYAFGGKIEEAKKHLVEEFNKSQDRIEVIAEHQGNYEDLHAKVQASFAAGNAPAVSDLEIASTGVFARSGMIQELTALAERDAEEVQIEDFNPGLMGNAYVDGKLYGLPFMRSTPILYKNNTMLKEAGLDPEGPRNWAELEEYSRVLKEKGKNGLTMPADIWFYEAFVAQSGGTVLSEDGKTATFNGPAGVEPVAFWERLHDEGLIKIPVGNEGGATADKDWANQLSAFKFGSTAGVTGSLEVANGAGFEMGTSFMPANKSYGVPTGGCQLVMTSKLSDEEKEAAWEFIKFMTTKENTIYQHKHVGYLPTRLSAVETEELQQLYKEVPHFKTAFEQLEYARPRPMENAYPEIATIIKQAIELAILDKNVTPQQAMDQAAEKANKLLSAQ
- a CDS encoding HAD family hydrolase; amino-acid sequence: MRKLTDISVVIFDMDGTLYQEDTFVERYIAYMMAETEEGARSAAALRARALLTGDSPIRLGQYYHREDDVVLVRSGGIFANAYTWEGEPLEAGRFAASYASMEPTDERLLYLGDPWGVVNALRHKHRIPLETADAAFRRVREEMLEAPYAFPLDESLLQAVRELDGVTKVLMTNTYEQSALDFLRRMGLDGAFDDVVPAAEKPAGIAEYMDALVRRGIAPSEILSIGDNPWNDLLPAKRLGALTCCISPYELAEEESWDIRVHTVGELAALLRELREAKRGERSTAAQLN